The following proteins are co-located in the Neomonachus schauinslandi chromosome 8, ASM220157v2, whole genome shotgun sequence genome:
- the RNF182 gene encoding E3 ubiquitin-protein ligase RNF182, translated as MAGQPPDNTAEAQVSDELECKICYNRYNLKQRKPKVLECCHRVCAKCLYKIIDFGDSPQGVIVCPFCRFETCLPDDEVSSLPDDNNILVNLTCGGKGKKCLPENPTELLLTPKRLASLVSPSHTSSNCLVITIMEVQRESSPSLSSTPVVEFYRPASFDSVTTVSHNWTVWNCTSLLFQTSIRVLVWLLGLLYFSSLPLGIYLLVSKKVTLGVVFVSLVPSSLVILMVYGFCQCVCHEFLDCMAPSS; from the coding sequence ATGGCCGGTCAGCCGCCAGACAACACAGCAGAGGCTCAGGTCTCTGACGAGCTCGAGTGTAAGATCTGTTATAATCGGTACAATCTGAAGCAGAGGAAACCCAAAGTGCTGGAGTGTTGTCACAGGGTTTGTGCCAAATGCCTCTACAAGATCATCGACTTTGGGGACTCCCCGCAAGGCGTCATTGTCTGTCCTTTCTGTAGGTTTGAGACCTGCCTGCCAGATGATGAAGTTAGTAGCCTGCCTGATGACAACAACATCCTGGTAAACTTGACTTGTGGAGGCAAAGGCAAGAAGTGCCTGCCCGAAAACCCTACCGAGCTGCTGCTGACCCCCAAGAGGCTGGCGTCTCTCGTCAGTCCTTCTCACACTTCCTCCAACTGCCTGGTCATAACCATCatggaggtgcagagggagagctCCCCGTCTCTGAGCTCCACTCCCGTGGTGGAATTTTATAGGCCTGCGAGTTTCGACTCTGTTACCACCGTGTCACACAACTGGACTGTGTGGAACTGTACATCTCTGCTCTTCCAGACGTCTATCCGGGTGTTGGTTTGGCTGCTAGGTTTGCTCTACTTCAGCTCCTTACCCTTAGGGATCTACTTACTGGTGTCTAAGAAAGTCACCCTTGGGGTCGTCTTTGTCAGCCTTGTCCCTTCGAGCCTTGTTATTCTCATGGTGTATGGGTTTTGCCAGTGCGTTTGTCACGAATTTCTAGACTGTATGGCACCTTCTTCTTAA